From Amycolatopsis sp. YIM 10, the proteins below share one genomic window:
- a CDS encoding TetR/AcrR family transcriptional regulator, whose protein sequence is MGAARTPRDRWIEEGLRVLAADGVDAVRVEVLAKRLGVTKGGFYGYFTDRDALLEAMLDTWERESTDEVLERIEREGGDPKVKAHRAGVLTFSSDRLLPIDLAVRNWARRAPAVADRLRRVDNRRMDLLREMIGTFCDDPDEVEARSTLAFCVAIGEHFLVADHQGRTRAEVLKRAAALLLNR, encoded by the coding sequence GTGGGCGCTGCGCGCACGCCGCGGGACCGGTGGATCGAAGAGGGCTTGCGGGTGCTCGCGGCCGACGGTGTGGACGCCGTTCGGGTCGAGGTGCTGGCGAAACGGCTCGGTGTCACCAAGGGCGGTTTCTACGGTTACTTCACCGACCGCGACGCCCTGCTCGAGGCGATGCTGGACACCTGGGAACGGGAGAGCACGGACGAGGTGCTCGAACGGATCGAGCGCGAGGGCGGGGACCCGAAGGTGAAGGCCCACCGGGCCGGGGTGCTCACCTTCTCCAGCGATCGGCTGCTGCCCATCGATCTCGCCGTGCGGAACTGGGCACGCCGCGCCCCGGCGGTCGCGGACCGGCTGCGGCGCGTGGACAACCGGCGCATGGACCTGCTGCGGGAAATGATCGGCACCTTCTGCGACGATCCGGACGAGGTGGAAGCGCGGAGCACGCTGGCCTTCTGCGTGGCGATCGGGGAGCACTTCCTGGTCGCCGACCATCAGGGCCGCACCCGCGCCGAAGTACTGAAGCGAGCCGCCGCCCTGCTCCTGAACCGCTGA
- a CDS encoding DUF4231 domain-containing protein produces MDSEQDEARARALTHWQSLMTNWNRRARRNRRMSKLLMYSCVILPIGTTALAGVPEVPRWWIVVASAGAALAAGLMAATRSYAQWPLAREIQTRLHGERFLFEQGAGVYEELPEAERTRLFSVRMVEIGATGHSAWAGHVSEAVTDVLTIERPAASSS; encoded by the coding sequence ATGGACAGTGAGCAGGACGAGGCGCGGGCCCGCGCCCTCACCCACTGGCAGAGCCTGATGACGAACTGGAACCGCCGCGCCAGGCGCAACCGGCGCATGTCGAAGCTGCTGATGTACAGCTGCGTGATCCTGCCCATCGGCACCACCGCACTGGCCGGGGTGCCCGAGGTGCCGCGGTGGTGGATCGTCGTGGCGAGCGCGGGGGCGGCGCTGGCCGCCGGGCTGATGGCGGCCACCCGGTCCTACGCGCAGTGGCCGCTCGCCCGCGAGATCCAGACCCGGCTGCACGGCGAGCGCTTCCTCTTCGAACAGGGCGCCGGGGTCTACGAGGAGCTGCCCGAAGCCGAGCGGACGCGGTTGTTCTCCGTGCGCATGGTGGAAATCGGTGCCACCGGTCACAGTGCGTGGGCCGGGCACGTCTCGGAAGCGGTCACCGACGTGCTCACGATCGAGCGACCCGCCGCCAGCTCATCTTGA
- a CDS encoding TetR/AcrR family transcriptional regulator produces MARPFRQQADAEILDRASALFAQHGFAQTSLKAVADAVGLSKAGLLHHFPNKEALYTAAHDVAREQGRRVVDRLAALPPGRERDLRALELLTDIALDRPGLVALAFRTVTSPDAESALDAEDMFVSQIFAVDTAVDTVAADPPERVVRVIGALSALAVLTLAANEHGEKTAWRPLIIATCADALGHRSPSPATSRHDQVEA; encoded by the coding sequence ATGGCCCGACCCTTCCGGCAGCAGGCGGACGCGGAGATCCTCGATCGCGCCTCCGCCCTGTTCGCCCAGCACGGGTTCGCCCAGACCTCGCTGAAGGCCGTGGCGGACGCGGTCGGCCTGTCCAAAGCCGGACTGCTGCACCACTTCCCGAACAAGGAAGCGCTCTACACCGCGGCGCACGATGTCGCCCGCGAGCAGGGCAGGCGCGTGGTCGACCGGCTGGCGGCGCTGCCGCCGGGCCGGGAGCGCGACCTGCGCGCACTCGAACTGCTCACCGACATCGCGCTGGACCGGCCGGGGCTGGTGGCCCTGGCCTTCCGCACGGTGACCTCGCCGGACGCGGAGTCCGCGCTCGACGCGGAAGACATGTTCGTCTCGCAGATCTTCGCCGTCGACACCGCCGTCGACACGGTGGCCGCCGACCCGCCGGAGCGGGTCGTGCGGGTCATCGGCGCGCTCAGCGCGCTGGCTGTGCTCACCCTGGCCGCCAACGAGCACGGTGAGAAAACCGCGTGGCGGCCACTGATCATCGCGACCTGTGCGGACGCGCTCGGCCACCGAAGCCCGTCGCCCGCCACTTCCCGTCACGACCAGGTGGAGGCCTGA
- a CDS encoding MFS transporter: MEFGNHGTSRWWTLLVVSAAQLLVVLDGTIVNIALPSAQQALGLTDANRHWAITAYALAFGGLLLIGGRISGALGHRRAFLIGLLGFAAASALGGAATESLMLFAARASQGVFAALLAPAGLSLLATTFTEARERGRAFGVFAAVGAAGSAVGLIAGGVLTEYASWRWCLYINVPVALAAALAVRFVPRDRPVGARGRLDVPGAVLSVAGFAALVYAFTEAEPRGWGSPVVVALLAVGVLLLAAFVVVECRAPQPLLPLRVLAHHARAGAFLAITLMFVAMFGFYLFMSYYTQTVLHYSPVRAGLALIINAVAALAGATLIAGRLHGRVAPAALIVPGLLAAAAGMFVLTWLDDPSTGLVPALLLTGLGLGCVLPPTASLATAGMRGHDIGAASAAYNAAQQLGAALGVGLLNTIAGAATTSRTPDALVHGYTTALTVALGILLAAACAAGPLITVHTRRSTTEGKA, from the coding sequence ATGGAATTCGGAAACCACGGAACGAGCCGGTGGTGGACGCTGCTCGTGGTCAGCGCGGCGCAGCTGCTGGTCGTGCTCGACGGCACGATCGTGAACATCGCGCTGCCATCGGCCCAGCAGGCGCTCGGCCTCACCGACGCCAACCGGCACTGGGCGATCACCGCCTACGCACTGGCCTTCGGCGGACTGCTGCTGATCGGCGGCCGGATCAGCGGCGCGCTCGGGCACCGCCGCGCCTTCCTGATCGGCCTGCTCGGGTTCGCCGCCGCGTCGGCGCTGGGCGGGGCGGCGACGGAGTCGCTGATGTTGTTCGCCGCGCGGGCGTCGCAGGGCGTGTTCGCCGCGTTGCTCGCACCCGCCGGTTTGTCCTTGCTGGCCACCACTTTCACCGAAGCGCGGGAACGCGGCCGCGCGTTCGGGGTGTTCGCGGCGGTGGGCGCGGCCGGTTCGGCGGTCGGGCTGATCGCCGGTGGGGTGCTGACCGAGTACGCGAGCTGGCGGTGGTGCCTCTACATCAACGTTCCGGTCGCGCTGGCCGCCGCGCTCGCCGTGCGGTTCGTGCCGCGGGACCGGCCGGTCGGCGCGCGGGGACGGCTGGACGTGCCGGGTGCGGTGCTCAGCGTCGCGGGGTTCGCCGCGCTGGTGTACGCGTTCACCGAGGCCGAACCGCGCGGCTGGGGCTCGCCGGTGGTGGTGGCACTGCTGGCCGTCGGAGTGCTGCTGCTGGCTGCCTTCGTGGTGGTCGAATGCCGTGCACCACAACCACTTCTGCCGTTGCGCGTGCTGGCGCACCACGCCCGCGCCGGCGCCTTTCTCGCGATCACCCTGATGTTCGTCGCGATGTTCGGCTTCTACCTGTTCATGAGCTACTACACGCAGACCGTGCTCCACTATTCGCCGGTGCGGGCCGGACTGGCGTTGATCATCAACGCGGTGGCGGCACTGGCCGGGGCGACGCTCATCGCCGGGCGGTTGCACGGCCGGGTCGCGCCCGCCGCGCTCATCGTGCCGGGACTGCTCGCGGCCGCCGCCGGGATGTTCGTGCTGACCTGGCTGGACGATCCCAGCACGGGCCTGGTGCCCGCGCTGCTGCTCACCGGACTCGGCCTCGGCTGCGTGCTGCCGCCGACGGCGAGCCTGGCCACCGCGGGCATGCGCGGCCACGACATCGGCGCCGCGTCGGCCGCCTACAACGCGGCGCAGCAGCTCGGTGCCGCGCTCGGTGTGGGCCTGCTCAACACCATCGCCGGCGCCGCCACCACCTCCCGGACACCGGACGCGCTGGTGCACGGCTACACCACCGCGCTGACCGTCGCGCTGGGCATCCTGCTGGCGGCCGCCTGCGCCGCCGGACCACTGATCACCGTCCACACGCGACGGTCGACCACGGAAGGAAAAGCATGA
- a CDS encoding Fur family transcriptional regulator, whose protein sequence is MRKTAPVPTIMDFERMLREVELRVTRPRLAVLAAVHGHPHADTDTIIGAVRADLGGVSHQAVYDVLRALTTARLLRRIEPPGSVARYEARVGDNHHHAVCRSCGAIADVDCAVGHAPCLTASDDHGFTIDEAEVIYWGTCPACSTSLKP, encoded by the coding sequence ATGCGCAAGACTGCGCCCGTGCCCACGATCATGGACTTCGAGCGCATGCTGCGCGAAGTCGAACTGCGGGTGACGCGTCCCCGGCTGGCGGTGCTGGCCGCGGTGCACGGGCACCCGCACGCCGACACCGACACGATCATCGGTGCCGTGCGCGCGGACCTTGGCGGGGTCTCCCACCAGGCCGTCTACGACGTGCTGCGCGCGCTCACCACGGCGCGCCTGCTGCGGCGCATCGAGCCACCCGGCTCGGTGGCGCGTTACGAGGCCAGGGTCGGGGACAACCACCACCACGCCGTGTGCCGGTCGTGCGGGGCCATCGCCGACGTCGACTGCGCGGTCGGCCACGCACCCTGCCTGACGGCGTCCGACGACCACGGTTTCACCATCGACGAGGCCGAGGTCATCTACTGGGGCACCTGCCCCGCCTGCTCCACCTCGCTCAAGCCGTGA
- a CDS encoding TIGR03086 family metal-binding protein — protein sequence MVDGIADDGWGSAFSEARGEVERAWADPAMLDRLVTLPWATMPGRAALDAYTHEFTAHSWDLAHATGRLDDLEPDLAVQALEAFTKFAPPEERSEQGPFGPIVQVSENADVYTRLAAYLGRQP from the coding sequence GTGGTCGACGGCATCGCCGACGACGGCTGGGGGAGCGCGTTCAGCGAGGCACGCGGCGAGGTGGAGCGGGCGTGGGCCGATCCCGCGATGCTCGATCGCCTGGTCACCCTGCCGTGGGCCACCATGCCCGGCCGGGCGGCACTGGACGCCTACACCCACGAATTCACCGCTCATTCCTGGGATCTCGCGCACGCCACCGGGCGGCTCGACGATCTCGAACCCGACCTCGCCGTCCAGGCGCTCGAAGCGTTCACGAAGTTCGCGCCGCCCGAGGAACGCAGTGAGCAGGGTCCGTTCGGGCCGATCGTGCAGGTGTCCGAAAACGCCGACGTGTACACCCGGCTGGCCGCCTACCTGGGTCGCCAACCGTAG
- a CDS encoding cytochrome P450: protein MATRNVSEVRSYPFSEPERLETEPLFRTLRQEEPLSRVRLPYGEPAWLATRYEDVKVVLGDPRFSRAASVGRDEPRMRAHLPPPGNILSMDPPDHSRLRRLVTKAFTVRSVERLRPRAQEIAGGLVDAMLAKGSPGDLVADFALPLPITVICELLGVPYEDRADFRLWSDAFLSTTKFPPEQVAEYVERMREYMAGLIAQRRERPTDDLLGAMTLARDNDDRLSEEELLSLAQALLVAGHETTASQIPNFVYVLLTHPDELARLRADLGRVPQAVEELMRYVPLGIGAGIARYALEDIELGGVLVRAGEPVLPALASANRDESKFTEPDRLDLSRDETSHVGFGHGAHHCLGAPLARMELQVALETLLRRLPGLRFADADVEWKDGLATRGPTVLPVDWD from the coding sequence ATGGCCACCAGAAACGTTTCGGAAGTGCGGTCCTACCCCTTCAGCGAGCCCGAACGGCTCGAGACCGAACCGCTGTTCCGCACGCTGCGCCAGGAAGAACCGTTGAGCCGGGTCCGGCTCCCCTACGGCGAACCGGCGTGGCTGGCGACGCGGTACGAGGACGTCAAGGTGGTGCTCGGCGACCCGCGGTTCAGCCGCGCGGCGAGCGTCGGCCGCGACGAACCGCGCATGCGCGCCCACCTTCCCCCGCCCGGCAACATCCTCAGCATGGACCCGCCGGACCACAGCAGGCTGCGGCGGCTGGTCACCAAGGCGTTCACCGTGCGCAGCGTGGAACGCCTGCGCCCGCGCGCGCAGGAGATCGCCGGCGGACTGGTCGACGCGATGCTGGCCAAGGGCTCACCCGGCGATCTGGTCGCCGATTTCGCGCTGCCGCTGCCGATCACGGTCATCTGCGAACTGCTCGGCGTGCCGTACGAGGACCGGGCCGACTTCCGCCTGTGGTCCGACGCCTTCCTGTCCACCACGAAGTTCCCGCCGGAGCAGGTGGCCGAGTACGTGGAGCGGATGCGGGAGTACATGGCCGGGCTGATCGCGCAGCGCCGGGAGCGGCCGACCGACGACCTGCTCGGCGCGATGACCCTGGCGCGGGACAACGACGATCGACTGTCCGAAGAGGAACTGCTGTCGCTGGCGCAGGCGCTGCTGGTGGCCGGGCACGAGACCACGGCGTCGCAGATCCCCAACTTCGTCTACGTGCTGCTGACCCATCCCGACGAGCTGGCGCGGCTGCGCGCCGATCTCGGGCGGGTGCCGCAGGCGGTCGAGGAGCTGATGCGGTACGTGCCGCTCGGCATCGGCGCCGGCATCGCCCGGTACGCACTGGAGGACATCGAACTCGGCGGGGTGCTGGTGCGCGCCGGGGAGCCGGTGCTGCCCGCGCTGGCCTCGGCCAACCGCGACGAGTCGAAGTTCACCGAGCCGGACCGGCTCGACCTGTCCCGCGACGAGACCTCGCACGTCGGGTTCGGGCACGGCGCCCACCACTGCCTCGGCGCGCCGCTGGCCCGCATGGAACTCCAGGTGGCGCTGGAAACCCTGCTGCGGCGGCTGCCGGGACTGCGGTTCGCCGATGCGGACGTGGAGTGGAAGGACGGGCTGGCCACCCGCGGTCCGACCGTGCTGCCGGTCGACTGGGACTGA
- a CDS encoding isopenicillin N synthase family oxygenase produces MTTMVDGYVPVIDLSSGTREELASAIGGACATSGFYVIVGHGIPRELVARMYAVTTEFFTLPVEEKDRAGGFRRSGGTTAQSLDQQSPPDLCESFGAHVTALADGWPDAPAAFRETWLEYLTAVESLAHDLLRLSARALGSAEDFYDDKFDRHTSSLVANFYYPQHGAPLPGQLRRGAHTDFGGLTVLYQEDDLSGLQVRHGENEWRDVRAIPGSFVVNIGDLLARWTGGRWVSTLHRVVNPAPGDTSSRLSVPFFYQPNHDAVVDSVVAGEWIATKMRKLFAPR; encoded by the coding sequence ATGACCACCATGGTCGACGGTTACGTCCCGGTCATCGATCTGTCGTCGGGCACCCGCGAGGAACTGGCTTCCGCCATCGGCGGCGCGTGCGCCACTTCGGGCTTCTACGTCATCGTGGGGCACGGAATACCGCGCGAGCTGGTCGCGCGGATGTACGCGGTGACCACGGAGTTCTTCACCCTGCCGGTCGAGGAGAAGGACCGGGCGGGCGGGTTCCGGCGCTCCGGCGGCACCACCGCGCAGAGCCTGGACCAGCAGTCCCCGCCGGATCTGTGCGAGTCGTTCGGCGCCCACGTCACCGCACTCGCCGACGGCTGGCCGGACGCACCGGCGGCGTTCCGGGAAACCTGGCTCGAATACCTGACCGCGGTCGAATCGCTGGCCCACGACCTCCTGCGCCTGTCCGCGCGTGCGCTCGGGTCGGCGGAGGACTTCTACGACGACAAGTTCGACCGTCACACGTCCTCGCTCGTGGCCAACTTCTACTACCCGCAACACGGTGCGCCCTTGCCGGGGCAGTTGCGCCGTGGCGCGCACACCGACTTCGGCGGGCTGACCGTGCTGTACCAGGAGGACGACCTGAGCGGCCTCCAGGTACGGCACGGCGAGAACGAGTGGCGGGACGTCCGCGCCATTCCGGGCAGTTTTGTGGTCAACATCGGCGATCTGCTGGCGCGGTGGACCGGCGGGCGCTGGGTGTCGACCCTGCACCGGGTGGTCAACCCGGCTCCCGGTGACACCTCCTCCCGCCTGTCCGTCCCGTTCTTCTACCAGCCCAACCACGACGCGGTGGTCGATTCGGTCGTGGCGGGGGAGTGGATCGCGACGAAGATGCGGAAGCTGTTCGCACCGCGGTGA
- a CDS encoding WXG100 family type VII secretion target, with translation MTGFQDTVDVPALLVAPADHGEEMTAKVDQIGGLLGPIDDVWQWFFGWSLLESLFVPLSGNWGQLRSYSEGWTALGDAAEGVSTNLSGVTAELNQSWRGEAADSFTAYMGQWNGSLANEKDMCDRMSSYIGDLADNAEASFDIILSTINLCIDIVLFALKIANLAKALKKAGEALLKAKQAMKVVKELLSMIETVIAYVEAIANGIKEANDNQSAPSGYVATPAAPGDGFGAGK, from the coding sequence ATGACCGGCTTCCAGGACACCGTCGACGTGCCCGCGCTGCTGGTGGCACCGGCGGACCACGGCGAGGAGATGACCGCGAAGGTCGACCAGATCGGCGGCCTGCTCGGTCCGATCGACGACGTGTGGCAGTGGTTCTTCGGCTGGAGCCTGCTCGAATCCCTCTTTGTGCCGTTGAGCGGGAACTGGGGGCAGCTCAGGTCGTATTCCGAAGGGTGGACGGCGCTCGGGGACGCGGCGGAAGGCGTCTCGACGAACCTCTCCGGGGTCACCGCCGAGCTGAACCAGAGCTGGCGTGGGGAAGCGGCGGACTCCTTCACCGCCTACATGGGACAGTGGAACGGTTCGCTGGCGAACGAGAAGGACATGTGCGACCGGATGTCCTCCTACATCGGGGATCTCGCGGACAACGCGGAAGCCTCGTTCGACATCATCCTCTCCACGATCAACCTGTGCATCGACATCGTGCTGTTCGCGCTGAAGATCGCGAACCTGGCCAAGGCGCTGAAGAAGGCGGGCGAGGCGCTGCTGAAGGCCAAGCAGGCGATGAAGGTGGTCAAGGAACTCCTGTCGATGATCGAGACCGTGATCGCCTACGTCGAGGCGATCGCGAACGGCATCAAGGAGGCCAACGACAACCAGTCCGCGCCGAGCGGCTACGTGGCGACCCCGGCCGCTCCCGGTGACGGATTCGGAGCCGGGAAATGA
- a CDS encoding WXG100 family type VII secretion target: MDGYQVDPEKLQGAADAIGRGSEHLGSMAEYCASLSSSADGAEFGELLAKFREGYDAAAETQVTVLKDMQEKLGLTRDALETTKAAYETTDSTFGTSIGDFLGEINSPVGTEVVR, translated from the coding sequence ATGGATGGATACCAGGTAGATCCGGAAAAGCTGCAGGGGGCGGCCGACGCGATCGGGCGCGGCTCCGAGCACCTCGGCTCGATGGCCGAGTACTGCGCGTCGCTGAGTTCCTCGGCGGACGGAGCCGAATTCGGGGAACTGCTCGCGAAGTTCCGCGAGGGGTACGACGCCGCCGCCGAAACCCAGGTCACCGTGCTGAAGGACATGCAGGAGAAGCTCGGTCTCACCCGGGACGCGCTCGAGACCACCAAAGCGGCCTACGAGACCACCGACAGCACGTTCGGCACCAGCATCGGCGACTTCCTCGGGGAGATCAACAGCCCGGTCGGGACGGAGGTCGTGCGATGA
- the katG gene encoding catalase/peroxidase HPI, producing the protein MSDTPDAVVGEMNVESAGGCPVSAGRFKHPTEGGTNQEWWPNQLNLKILRKHSAVANPMDEEFDYAKAFATVDLDALAKDVDEVLTTSQEWWPADFGHYGPLMIRMAWHSAGTYRISDGRGGAGAGMQRFAPLNSWPDNGNLDKARRLLWPVKKKYGKAISWADLMIFTGNRALETMGFKTFGFAGGRADVWEPDEDVYWGPERTWLGDERYSGDRQLENPLAAVQMGLIYVNPEGPNGNPDPLAAARDIRETFGRMAMNDEETVALIAGGHTFGKTHGAADPDQYVGPEPEGAPLEEQGLGWKNTFGSGKGRDAITSGLEVTWTPTPTKWSNWFFHNLFTYEWELTKSPAGANQWKPKNNAAAGTVPDPETGALDRAPSMLTTDLALRFDPVYEQISRRFYENPQEFADAFARAWFKLTHRDMGPIQRYLGPLVPREELIWQDRVPAVDHELVDDADIADLKAKILDSGLSVAQLVTTAWASASTFRASDKRGGANGARIRLEPQRGWEVNEPDSLAQVLKGLEAIQTSFNSGAKKVSLADLIVLGGVAAVEKAAKDAGIELKVPFTPGRTDASAEQTDADSFAAMEPTADGFRNYRGKGNRLPSEYLLVDRANLLNLSAPEMTVLVGGLRVLGANYQQSEQGVFTSAPGTLTNDFFVNLLDLGTEWKSTSEDGEAFEGRDRATGEVKWTGSRVDLLFGSNSELRALAEVYASDDAKEKFARDFAAAWTKVMDADRYDLV; encoded by the coding sequence GTGTCTGACACCCCCGACGCCGTTGTTGGCGAGATGAACGTGGAGAGCGCGGGCGGTTGCCCGGTCTCGGCCGGGCGCTTCAAGCACCCCACCGAGGGTGGCACCAACCAGGAATGGTGGCCGAACCAGCTCAACCTGAAGATCCTGCGCAAGCACTCCGCCGTGGCCAACCCGATGGACGAGGAGTTCGACTACGCGAAGGCCTTCGCCACGGTCGACCTCGACGCGCTGGCCAAGGACGTGGACGAGGTGCTGACCACCTCGCAGGAGTGGTGGCCCGCCGACTTCGGCCACTACGGCCCGCTGATGATCCGCATGGCGTGGCACAGCGCGGGCACCTACCGCATCAGCGACGGCCGCGGCGGCGCCGGCGCGGGCATGCAGCGCTTCGCGCCGCTGAACAGCTGGCCGGACAACGGCAACCTGGACAAGGCGCGCCGGCTGCTGTGGCCGGTGAAGAAGAAGTACGGCAAGGCCATCTCGTGGGCCGACCTGATGATCTTCACCGGCAACCGCGCGCTGGAGACCATGGGCTTCAAGACCTTCGGCTTCGCCGGTGGCCGCGCCGACGTGTGGGAGCCGGACGAGGACGTGTACTGGGGCCCGGAGCGCACCTGGCTCGGCGACGAGCGCTACAGCGGTGACCGCCAGCTGGAGAACCCGCTCGCCGCGGTCCAGATGGGCCTGATCTACGTCAATCCCGAGGGCCCGAACGGCAACCCGGACCCGCTGGCCGCGGCCCGCGACATCCGCGAGACCTTCGGCCGGATGGCGATGAACGACGAGGAGACCGTCGCGCTGATCGCCGGTGGCCACACCTTCGGCAAGACCCACGGTGCGGCCGACCCCGACCAGTACGTCGGCCCGGAGCCCGAGGGCGCCCCGCTCGAGGAGCAGGGCCTCGGCTGGAAGAACACCTTCGGCAGCGGCAAGGGCCGGGACGCGATCACCAGCGGCCTGGAGGTCACCTGGACCCCCACCCCGACCAAGTGGAGCAACTGGTTCTTCCACAACCTGTTCACCTACGAGTGGGAGCTGACCAAGAGCCCCGCCGGGGCGAACCAGTGGAAGCCGAAGAACAACGCCGCCGCCGGCACCGTGCCGGACCCGGAGACCGGTGCGCTCGACCGCGCGCCGAGCATGCTCACCACCGACCTCGCGCTGCGGTTCGACCCGGTGTACGAGCAGATCTCGCGGCGGTTCTACGAGAACCCGCAGGAGTTCGCGGACGCCTTCGCCCGCGCCTGGTTCAAGCTCACCCACCGCGACATGGGCCCGATCCAGCGCTACCTCGGCCCGCTGGTGCCGCGGGAGGAGCTGATCTGGCAGGACCGCGTGCCCGCCGTGGACCACGAGCTGGTCGACGACGCGGACATCGCGGACCTCAAGGCGAAGATCCTCGACTCGGGGCTTTCGGTCGCCCAGCTCGTCACGACCGCGTGGGCGTCGGCTTCGACGTTCCGCGCCAGTGACAAGCGCGGTGGCGCGAACGGCGCCCGCATCCGCCTCGAGCCGCAGCGCGGCTGGGAGGTCAACGAGCCGGACAGCCTGGCACAGGTGCTGAAGGGGCTGGAGGCCATCCAGACTTCCTTCAACAGCGGTGCCAAGAAGGTGTCCCTGGCCGACCTGATCGTGCTGGGCGGGGTCGCCGCCGTCGAGAAGGCCGCCAAGGACGCGGGCATCGAGCTGAAGGTGCCGTTCACGCCGGGCCGCACCGACGCTTCGGCGGAGCAGACCGACGCCGACTCGTTCGCCGCGATGGAGCCGACGGCCGACGGGTTCCGCAACTACCGCGGCAAGGGCAACCGCCTGCCGTCGGAGTACCTGCTGGTCGACCGCGCGAACCTGCTGAACCTGAGCGCGCCGGAGATGACCGTGCTGGTCGGTGGCCTGCGCGTGCTGGGCGCCAACTACCAGCAGTCCGAGCAGGGCGTGTTCACCTCGGCTCCGGGCACGCTGACCAACGACTTCTTCGTGAACCTGCTCGACCTGGGCACGGAGTGGAAGTCCACTTCGGAGGACGGCGAGGCCTTCGAAGGCCGCGACCGCGCCACCGGTGAGGTCAAGTGGACCGGTAGCCGCGTCGACCTGCTCTTCGGCTCGAACTCCGAGCTGCGGGCCCTCGCCGAGGTCTACGCCAGCGACGACGCGAAGGAGAAGTTCGCCCGCGACTTCGCCGCCGCGTGGACCAAGGTGATGGACGCGGACCGGTACGACCTGGTCTGA
- a CDS encoding cupin domain-containing protein — MAGTPSRPRRFSSTIGDDALRFGDRILIAPALGKEAGESMSAYTSFLHAGARAELPAPYAEIWVVLSGALRVGAGNDAVTVRAGDFVHVPEQAPGIVEAIEDTTMVCVSVPAH, encoded by the coding sequence ATGGCAGGCACGCCCTCGCGACCACGCCGATTCAGCTCGACGATCGGCGACGACGCCCTCCGGTTCGGCGACCGGATCCTCATCGCTCCCGCCCTCGGCAAGGAAGCCGGAGAGTCGATGAGTGCCTACACCTCCTTTCTCCACGCCGGAGCACGCGCCGAGTTGCCCGCTCCCTACGCGGAGATCTGGGTGGTGCTCAGCGGAGCGCTGCGAGTGGGCGCCGGGAACGACGCCGTGACGGTGCGCGCGGGCGACTTCGTGCACGTTCCCGAGCAGGCGCCCGGAATTGTCGAGGCCATTGAGGACACCACCATGGTCTGCGTGTCGGTGCCCGCTCATTGA
- a CDS encoding DUF2867 domain-containing protein produces the protein METVLPGAHYTDTFSRPINETATPEQWARALFGDVPGPGARLIWRGLLGLRLSRGPSAETVAGWRIAERGDDWIRLETTSWFLTANLLVTAADDRLTLSTYLRYDRRIGYLVWPPLSAVHRRLAPGLLRDAKLRP, from the coding sequence ATGGAAACCGTGCTACCCGGCGCCCACTACACCGACACGTTCAGCCGTCCCATCAACGAGACCGCCACGCCCGAGCAGTGGGCCAGAGCCCTCTTCGGCGACGTCCCCGGTCCGGGCGCCCGCCTGATCTGGCGCGGGTTGCTCGGACTGCGCCTCAGCCGCGGGCCGTCCGCGGAAACCGTGGCGGGCTGGCGGATCGCCGAGCGCGGCGACGACTGGATCCGGCTGGAGACCACGTCGTGGTTCCTGACGGCGAACCTGCTGGTCACAGCCGCCGACGACCGGCTCACCCTGAGCACCTACCTGCGCTACGACCGCCGGATCGGATACCTGGTCTGGCCACCGCTGTCCGCTGTGCACCGCCGCCTGGCACCCGGCCTGCTCCGCGACGCGAAACTCCGACCGTGA